One window of the Camelina sativa cultivar DH55 chromosome 1, Cs, whole genome shotgun sequence genome contains the following:
- the LOC104708559 gene encoding putative caffeoyl-CoA O-methyltransferase At1g67980, which translates to MEIMNAKKTLELGVFTGYSLLTTALVLEESGKVTGIDIDKDAYNMSLEFIKNSGVDHKVTFIQYDGVQALEKMRIHKPEFDFAYVDADKQNYSNMHERLMKMVKVVIIITFDNTLWFGFVAEEEESVQERMRENRETLIDFNKRLAADPRIELHQVSFGDGVTLCSDKTKSQVDKAGVLRDQEGHLHNEKGQKFDAEGNVIAEIVVDEEQADGVDRRQLGVDRHLPPADVCGAANPDNNPVRRHDQNRDLIWTIADFNRAELMYENRDAIVPPPFQRNDFELKPAYFQLVGQSLSQTCQMRSFWIILSILKIW; encoded by the exons ATGGAG ATAATGAATGCCAAGAAGACACTAGAGCTCGGTGTGTTCACGGGTTACTCACTGCTCACGACAGCTCTTGTATT AGAGGAATCCGGCAAG GTTACTGGAATAGATATTGATAAAGATGCTTACAATATGTCTCTAGAGTTCATCAAGAACTCAGGTGTTGATCACAAGGTCACTTTCATCCAATATGATGGTGTTCAGGCCTTAGAGAAGAT GAGAATCCACAAACCGGAGTTTGATTTCGCATATGTTGATGCTGATAAACAAAACTACAGCAACATGCACGAGAGACTGATGAAGATGGTGAAGGTTGTTATAATTATAACGTTTGATAACACATTGTGGTTTGGGTTCGTCGCTGAGGAAGAGGAAAGCGTCCAAGAGCGCATGAGGGAGAACAGAGAAACCCTAATAGACTTCAACAAACGGCTTGCTGCTGATCCTCGCATTGAGCT TCATCAAGTCTCCTTTGGTGATGGTGTCACTCTCTGCAGTGATAAGACTAAATCACA AGTTGATAAAGCTGGTGTGttgagagatcaagagggccacttgcacAATGAGAAGGGCCAAAAGTTTGATGCTGAGGGGAATGTGATTGCTGAGATTGTCGTTGACGAAGAACAAGccgatggtgtcgatcgacgccaactTGGTGTAGATCGACACCTTCCTCCAGCAGACGTATGTGGAGCTGCCAACCCCGACAACAACCCAGTTCGAAGACATGATCAAAACCGGGACTTGATCTGGACCattgcggacttcaacagagCTGAATTGATGTATGAGAACCGCGATGCTATTGTTCCACCTCCATTCCAgcggaatgactttgagctgaagcccGCCTACTTCCAGCTAGTTGGGCAGAGCCTTTCTCAAACCTGCCAAATGAGAAGCTTCTGGAtcatattgagcattttgaaGATCTGGTGA